GACCTGCTTCTTGTCCAGCGGGTCCAGCGAGTCCTGGTAGTAGGCGCTGAGCGCGTTCACCGCGCTCGACAGCACCGGCATCGGGTGCGCGTTGCGCGGGAACCCGTCGAAGAACCGCTTGAGGTCCTCGTGCAGCAGGGTGTGCCGCTGGATCTGGTTGGTGAACGAGGCCAGCTCGTCGGTGGTCGGCAGTTCACCGTAAATCAGCAGGTAGCTGACCTCGATGAAGGTCGACTGCTCGGCGAGCTGCTCGATCGGGTAGCCCCGGTAGCGCAGGATGCCGGCGTCACCGTCGATGTAGGTGATCGCACTCTTGGTCGAGGACGTGTTGACGAAACCACCGTCGAACGTGGTGTAACCGGTCTTCGCCAGCAGCGGCCCCAGCGCGATGCCGTCGGAGCCCTCTGTGGCGCGCACGATCTCCAAGTCCAGGGAGCCACCCGGATAGGACAGGGTGGCTTTCTCGTCAGGGCTGGAGTTGTCTGCCACTGGAACCCCTTCTCTGGGCGTCGGGAGGAGTGAGGCGGGCGGAACCCGTCTCTTGATACTGGACGGTAGTCGCTAACAATCCGGCACGCTTGCGGGGGGTTGCCGGTCGGGGGTTTCGGCCGCCTGCGCCCCCCTGGTCCACGGGCCCCACGTCCGGGTGAAGGTCTCATATGCTGCGGTGATCCGAGCGCCGAGGATCTGAGGTTCGATCGGCGGATTTCCCGGGGTCCCCAACCCCCGGGTCGCCGCGTTCATGATCGCGGTCCAGTTCGAGATCCGGACCAGCGCCGCCATCCGGTGGAAGTCCGGTGTGGGCCGGCCGTCCGGCCCCGGCGCCAGCACCTGCAGGTGGGCTCGCAGCATCGCCTCGTACTCGGTGATGTCGGTGGGCAGCGTCTCGATCAGCGAGGCGATGACGTCCGCGGTCTCCTCGACGATCGCGAAGAACACCGCCTCCTTGGTCGGGAAGTACCGGGAGAAGGTGCGCGGGGACACGTCGGCGGCGGCCGCGATCTGTTCGACCGTGGTGTTGTCGAACCCCTGCTTCTCGCACAATTCGGCCGCGGTCTCGATCAGGGTGGCCCTGGTTCTGAGTTTCTTGCGTTCCCGCAGCCCGCTGACCGGACGCTCAGGCATTCGTCACGACGTCCGCGCCACCCGGGCCGGTGCTGAACAGCTCGGCGGCGAAGCCGGCCACCTGCTCACACGCCTCGTTGATGCGCTCGATCATCAGGGCCGGCCCCAGCGGCGCCCCTTCGGCGTCGGCGACCAGATCGGCACAGGCGGTGACGATGAGCACGGAGAACACCGAGAGACCGAGTTGCAGCCTGCGGTCACCGATCTCGACGCCCATCAGCTTGGCGAGAGCACCGGCCACCACTGTCGACCGGTATTCGAATGCGCTCTGCTGCAAGGCATTCGCGTTGTTGAAGATCCGCAGGATGAGCGCCACCCGATCGCTGGTGACGGCACCGCCCCGGCGGTCGAGCACCCTGGTCAGCACCGCGGTGTGCGCCGACCGCAGCGCCTCGATCGGGCCGGTGCCGTGCGGCAGCCGGCCGACTTCGACGGCGACCTGCTCGGAGACGTCGTCCAGGAGTGTCAGGAAGACTGCCTCTTTGGTGGCGAAGTACCGGCTGTAGGTACGCGGGGATACCTCGGCGGCCGCCGCGATCTGATCGACGGTGGTGTGCTCGTAGCCCTGTTCCAGACAAAGCCGTAGCGCCGCATCGATGAGGATCGCTCGAGTGCGTTGCTTCTTTCTCTCCCGCAAACCGAGATCGGTTCCCCTGCTCGCGCCGGACACGACGGTCATCCTAACCTGCGGGGCCGAGAGTCCACGCATCGTACGCAGGTGAACGTTGCGCGACGCGAAAACCCTACGGTTGCAGCCTCTGCACCCGCCCGTCGGCCGGAGTGACCCGAATCCTGTTATGCACGCGGTTTTCCCGGCCCTGCCAGAACTCGACAACCTCGGGCTCGATCAGGTATCCGCCCCAATTCGGCGGTACCGGAACCTGTTCGACGTCGGCAAAGCGTGCGCTGACGTCGGCGAGCCGTTCCAGCAGCGCCGCCCGGGACTCGATCGGCGCGGACTGCCTCGAGGCCCAGGCACCCAACTGCGAACCACGTGGACGCTTGGACCAGTAGTCCGCCGTCTCCTGCGCGGACACCCGGATCACCGGTCCGCGCACATGAATCTGGCGTCCGAGGCCGTACCACGGGAACGTCGCCGAGGCATACGGCTGTATTGCCAACTGCTCACCCTTTGCCGAGTCGTAGTTGGTGAAGAACGTGATCCCGTTTTCTTCGGCGCTCTTGCACAGCACGGTGCGGGTGACCGGACGCCCCTGCGCGTCGACGGTGCCGACCACCATCGCGTTGGGTTCGGACAGCCCGGCCGCGTGCGCGTCGGCCAGCCACTGGTGGAACAACACCACCCAGCCCTGCGCGACCCAGTCGGCATCCAGATCCGGGCTGCCGTCCTTTTCCACCGATCCGTATTCCGCGCGCATCCGCGCCAGCTGTTCGGGTCCCATGCGCGAAACGGTACGCCCACCTCGAACGCGGGCGATCGGTGCGAGAATCGGCGTATGTCAGAGCAGTCACCGATTCCCGACGATTTCACGCCCGGCCTCGAAGGAGTGGTGGCGTTCACCACCGAGATCGCCGAGCCGGACAAGGACGGCGGCGCCCTGCGCTACCGCGGTGTCGACATCGAGGACCTGGTGACCGGCCGGGTCACCTTCGGCGATGTGTGGGGACTACTGGTCGACGGCGATTTCGAGAACCCGCTACCGCCGGCCGAACCCTTCCCGCTGCCCATCCGCTCCGGCGATGTCCGGGTCGACGTGCAGGCGGGATTGGCCATGCTGGCCCCCATCTGGGGGTACGCACCGATGCTCGACATCGACGACGGTACCGCGCGGGAACAGCTCGCCCGGTCCTCGGCGATGGCGCTGTCCTACGTCGCGC
This region of Mycolicibacterium diernhoferi genomic DNA includes:
- the pdxH gene encoding pyridoxamine 5'-phosphate oxidase; protein product: MGPEQLARMRAEYGSVEKDGSPDLDADWVAQGWVVLFHQWLADAHAAGLSEPNAMVVGTVDAQGRPVTRTVLCKSAEENGITFFTNYDSAKGEQLAIQPYASATFPWYGLGRQIHVRGPVIRVSAQETADYWSKRPRGSQLGAWASRQSAPIESRAALLERLADVSARFADVEQVPVPPNWGGYLIEPEVVEFWQGRENRVHNRIRVTPADGRVQRLQP
- a CDS encoding TetR/AcrR family transcriptional regulator, which codes for MSGASRGTDLGLRERKKQRTRAILIDAALRLCLEQGYEHTTVDQIAAAAEVSPRTYSRYFATKEAVFLTLLDDVSEQVAVEVGRLPHGTGPIEALRSAHTAVLTRVLDRRGGAVTSDRVALILRIFNNANALQQSAFEYRSTVVAGALAKLMGVEIGDRRLQLGLSVFSVLIVTACADLVADAEGAPLGPALMIERINEACEQVAGFAAELFSTGPGGADVVTNA
- a CDS encoding TetR/AcrR family transcriptional regulator — encoded protein: MPERPVSGLRERKKLRTRATLIETAAELCEKQGFDNTTVEQIAAAADVSPRTFSRYFPTKEAVFFAIVEETADVIASLIETLPTDITEYEAMLRAHLQVLAPGPDGRPTPDFHRMAALVRISNWTAIMNAATRGLGTPGNPPIEPQILGARITAAYETFTRTWGPWTRGAQAAETPDRQPPASVPDC